The following are encoded in a window of Pseudomonas multiresinivorans genomic DNA:
- a CDS encoding thiolase family protein has translation MTSVVIAGYARSPFHFAKKGALIDVRPDDLAAQTVKALVQRSGLDASLIEDLIMGCAYPEAEQGMNIARITSFLAGLPETVAGATVNRFCGSSMTSIHFAAGQIQLGAGDAFICAGVESMTRVPMGGFNLSPNPHLLAEFPQAYMPMGQTAEIVAERFGISRVDQEAMAVDSHAKAARAREQGLLAAEIVPIDTPNGVVNEDGCIRPGTNLEALAQLKPAFGGSVTAGTASPLTDGAAAVLVCSEDFARAHGLDILARVKAVAVVGCPPEIMGMGPLYATRKLLDRAGLRMADIDLVEINEAFSSQALACLRGLELDIDRVNLHGGALAIGHPLGATGARITGKAAALLKETGGRYAIATQCIGGGQGVATLLEAVR, from the coding sequence ATGACTTCCGTAGTGATCGCGGGTTATGCCCGCTCCCCGTTCCACTTCGCCAAAAAGGGCGCGCTGATCGACGTACGCCCGGACGACCTCGCCGCGCAGACCGTCAAGGCACTGGTACAACGCAGCGGCCTGGATGCCAGCCTGATCGAGGACCTGATCATGGGCTGCGCCTATCCCGAGGCCGAACAGGGCATGAATATCGCGCGCATCACCAGCTTCCTCGCCGGGCTGCCGGAAACCGTGGCCGGCGCCACGGTGAACCGTTTCTGCGGCTCGTCCATGACCTCCATTCATTTTGCCGCCGGACAGATCCAGCTCGGTGCAGGCGATGCTTTCATCTGCGCCGGCGTGGAATCCATGACCCGCGTGCCCATGGGCGGCTTCAACCTGTCACCCAACCCGCACCTGCTGGCCGAATTCCCGCAGGCCTACATGCCGATGGGGCAGACAGCGGAAATCGTCGCCGAGCGCTTCGGCATTTCCCGCGTCGACCAGGAAGCCATGGCGGTGGACTCCCACGCCAAGGCGGCCCGTGCCCGTGAACAAGGGCTGCTGGCCGCGGAGATCGTGCCCATCGACACACCCAATGGCGTGGTCAACGAGGATGGCTGCATCCGCCCCGGCACCAACCTGGAGGCGCTGGCGCAGCTCAAACCGGCGTTCGGCGGCAGCGTCACCGCCGGCACCGCCTCGCCCCTCACCGATGGCGCAGCGGCTGTGCTGGTGTGCAGCGAAGACTTCGCCCGTGCCCATGGGCTGGACATCCTGGCGCGGGTGAAAGCCGTCGCCGTGGTTGGCTGCCCGCCCGAAATCATGGGCATGGGCCCGCTCTATGCCACCCGCAAGCTGCTCGACCGCGCGGGTCTGCGCATGGCCGACATTGACCTGGTGGAGATCAACGAAGCCTTCTCCAGCCAGGCCCTGGCCTGCCTGCGCGGGCTGGAACTGGATATCGACCGGGTCAACCTGCATGGCGGCGCCCTGGCCATCGGTCACCCGCTGGGAGCAACCGGCGCGCGCATCACCGGCAAGGCGGCGGCGCTGCTGAAGGAAACCGGCGGGCGCTATGCCATTGCCACCCAGTGCATTGGTGGCGGGCAAGGTGTGGCGACGTTGCTGGAAGCTGTTCGCTGA
- a CDS encoding PaaI family thioesterase, whose product MRQRLAEPGVIALQELRGKTPQEFFDGIGAGELPAPPINALIGFVPLEWSQGRFIFQGTPDMRHYNPLGTVHGGYAATLLDSAMGCAVHTMLEPGLGYTTTDLRISYIRALTRDTGPIRAEGTIVHVGRSTALAEGRLYDVDGKLYATGSTTCLILGR is encoded by the coding sequence ATGCGCCAGCGCCTGGCCGAGCCCGGCGTGATTGCCCTGCAGGAACTGCGCGGCAAGACGCCCCAGGAATTCTTCGACGGCATCGGAGCAGGCGAATTGCCCGCCCCGCCGATCAACGCGCTGATCGGCTTCGTCCCGCTGGAATGGAGTCAGGGCCGCTTCATCTTCCAGGGCACCCCGGACATGCGCCACTACAACCCGCTGGGCACTGTGCACGGTGGCTACGCGGCCACGCTGCTGGACTCGGCCATGGGCTGCGCGGTGCACACCATGCTCGAACCGGGCCTGGGCTACACCACCACCGACCTGCGCATCAGCTACATCCGTGCACTGACCCGCGACACCGGACCGATCCGCGCCGAGGGCACGATCGTGCATGTCGGCCGCTCCACCGCCCTGGCCGAAGGCCGTCTCTACGACGTGGACGGCAAGCTCTACGCCACCGGTTCCACCACCTGCCTGATCCTCGGGCGCTGA
- the pbpG gene encoding D-alanyl-D-alanine endopeptidase, protein MTTRRSILSLLFACAAVVCTSNSFAATPKTASPKELVLASGSALVVDLENGKTLYSSNPNLVVPIASVTKLMTAMVTLDAKLPMNELIPVDISETAEMKGVFSRVHLGSMISRQNMLLLALMSSENRAAASLAHNYPGGSRAFVAAMNAKAKSLGMTSTHYVEPTGLSIHNVSDANDLIRLAKAAYTYPQIRQLSTTATSDARFSKPSYSLSFFNTNPLVRNGKWDIRLTKTGFTNDAGHCLVMVTMMNGRPVALALLDAFGKRTHVADAGRIRRWVETGVASPVPAVALQYKAQRSQARAASMTATAE, encoded by the coding sequence ATGACTACTCGTCGTTCGATACTGAGCCTGCTGTTTGCCTGCGCCGCTGTTGTCTGTACATCGAACTCCTTTGCTGCCACGCCCAAGACGGCCTCCCCCAAAGAACTCGTGCTCGCCTCCGGCAGCGCACTGGTGGTCGACCTGGAGAACGGCAAGACCCTCTACTCCAGCAACCCCAACCTGGTAGTGCCCATCGCCTCGGTGACCAAGCTGATGACCGCGATGGTCACCCTGGACGCCAAGCTGCCGATGAACGAGCTGATCCCCGTGGACATCTCCGAGACCGCCGAGATGAAGGGCGTGTTCTCCCGCGTCCACCTGGGCAGCATGATCAGCCGCCAGAACATGCTGCTGCTGGCGCTGATGTCCTCGGAAAACCGCGCCGCCGCCAGCCTCGCGCACAACTACCCGGGCGGCTCCAGGGCCTTCGTCGCGGCCATGAACGCCAAGGCGAAATCCCTCGGCATGACCAGCACCCACTATGTCGAACCCACCGGCCTGTCGATCCACAACGTCTCCGACGCCAACGACCTGATCCGCCTGGCCAAGGCTGCCTACACCTACCCGCAGATCCGCCAGTTGAGCACCACGGCGACCAGCGATGCGCGCTTCAGCAAGCCCAGCTATTCGCTGAGCTTCTTCAACACCAACCCGCTGGTGCGCAACGGCAAGTGGGACATCCGCCTGACCAAGACCGGCTTCACCAACGACGCCGGCCACTGCCTGGTGATGGTTACCATGATGAACGGCCGCCCGGTCGCCCTGGCCCTGCTCGATGCCTTCGGCAAACGCACCCACGTGGCCGACGCCGGTCGCATCCGCCGCTGGGTGGAAACCGGCGTCGCTTCGCCGGTGCCTGCCGTCGCCCTGCAATACAAGGCTCAGCGCAGCCAGGCCCGCGCCGCCAGCATGACCGCCACCGCCGAGTAA
- a CDS encoding AMP-binding protein, which produces MNHLSYTRGPQDKPLLAMTVGAAFDATVERFPQREALVVRHQNLRYTWAELAEVVNGIARAFLALGLRPGDRMGIWAPNCAQWCVTQFASAKVGAVLVNINPAYRGSELEYALKQSGCRWLVCADSFKTSDYHGMLADLLPELGQGRPGELSSDRLPELRGVISLSDSAPSGFLRWSQLEPLGRGTSAAELAERQALLQFDEPINIQYTSGTTGFPKGATLSHYNILNNGLMVGDSLGLTEHDRLVIPVPLYHCFGMVMGNLGCLTHGSTMIYPAPSFEPEATLAAVAEEKATALYGVPTMFIAELDHPTRHDFDLSSLRTGIMAGATCPIEVMRRVIDEMHMAEVQIAYGMTETSPVSLQTGPEDDLETRVTTVGRTQPHLESKIIDADGRIVPRGTIGELCTRGYSVMLGYWNNPQATSEAISPARWMLTGDLAEMDEAGNVRIVGRSKDMIIRGGENIYPREIEEFLYTHHAVADAQVIGIPDEKYGEELVAWVKFHPGHSVEEEDLRAFCKNAIAHFKVPRHFRFCDEFPMTVTGKIQKFRMREISIDEVRAKRG; this is translated from the coding sequence ATGAACCACCTGAGTTACACCCGCGGCCCCCAGGACAAGCCACTGCTGGCCATGACGGTCGGCGCCGCCTTCGACGCCACGGTCGAACGTTTCCCGCAGCGCGAGGCCCTGGTCGTTCGCCACCAGAACCTGCGCTACACCTGGGCCGAGCTGGCCGAGGTGGTCAATGGCATCGCCCGCGCTTTCCTCGCCCTCGGCCTGCGTCCCGGCGACCGTATGGGCATCTGGGCGCCCAACTGCGCGCAGTGGTGCGTCACCCAGTTCGCCAGCGCCAAGGTCGGCGCCGTACTGGTCAACATCAACCCGGCCTACCGGGGCAGCGAGCTGGAGTACGCGCTCAAGCAGTCCGGCTGCCGCTGGCTGGTGTGCGCCGATTCGTTCAAGACCTCCGATTACCACGGCATGCTTGCCGACCTGCTGCCTGAGCTGGGGCAGGGGCGGCCGGGCGAGCTGTCCAGCGACCGCCTGCCGGAGCTTCGTGGGGTGATCAGCCTGTCCGATTCGGCGCCGTCCGGCTTCCTGCGCTGGAGCCAGCTGGAGCCGCTGGGCCGTGGCACGTCCGCCGCCGAGCTGGCCGAGCGCCAGGCGCTGCTGCAGTTCGACGAGCCAATCAACATCCAGTACACCTCTGGCACCACCGGTTTCCCCAAGGGCGCCACGCTCAGCCACTACAACATCCTCAACAACGGCCTGATGGTCGGCGACAGCCTCGGCCTCACCGAGCACGACCGCCTGGTGATCCCGGTGCCGCTGTACCACTGCTTCGGCATGGTGATGGGCAACCTCGGCTGCCTGACCCACGGCTCTACCATGATCTACCCCGCGCCCAGCTTCGAGCCCGAGGCAACCCTGGCGGCGGTGGCAGAAGAGAAGGCCACCGCGCTGTACGGCGTGCCGACCATGTTCATTGCCGAACTGGATCACCCGACCCGCCACGACTTCGACCTCTCCAGCCTGCGCACCGGCATCATGGCCGGTGCTACCTGCCCGATTGAAGTCATGCGTCGCGTGATCGACGAAATGCACATGGCCGAGGTGCAGATCGCCTACGGCATGACCGAGACCAGCCCGGTATCGCTGCAGACCGGCCCGGAGGACGACCTGGAAACCCGCGTCACCACCGTCGGCCGCACCCAGCCGCACCTGGAAAGCAAGATCATCGACGCCGACGGCCGCATCGTCCCGCGCGGCACCATCGGCGAACTCTGCACCCGTGGCTACAGCGTGATGCTCGGCTACTGGAACAACCCGCAGGCGACTTCCGAGGCCATCAGCCCGGCGCGCTGGATGCTCACCGGCGACCTCGCCGAGATGGACGAAGCCGGCAACGTGCGCATCGTCGGGCGCAGCAAGGACATGATCATTCGTGGCGGCGAGAACATCTACCCACGCGAGATCGAGGAATTCCTCTACACCCATCACGCCGTGGCCGACGCGCAGGTGATCGGCATTCCCGACGAGAAGTACGGCGAGGAACTGGTGGCCTGGGTCAAGTTCCACCCCGGCCACAGCGTCGAGGAGGAGGACTTGCGGGCCTTCTGCAAGAACGCCATCGCCCACTTCAAGGTGCCGCGCCACTTCCGTTTCTGCGACGAGTTCCCGATGACGGTGACCGGCAAGATCCAGAAGTTCCGCATGCGCGAAATCAGCATCGACGAAGTGCGCGCCAAGCGTGGCTGA
- a CDS encoding AraC family transcriptional regulator, which produces MGVEKGTISIRLVSEALAEFRRAGRDDGPLLAAAGIAPELFGKPYARVSSQAYARLWLRLAKEMDDEFFGMNARRMKSGSFNFMAAAAIREPTLETAMNAALRFMGLVFDDFTPRLVRQDGVASITLDEPASSAPRAFCYFTLWLMLHGLACWLVGRRIPILAIELRCPQPDFIEDYRVMFSDNLRFARRQSRLLFNAEALELPVRRDERELRRFLGGAPANILVRYRDPQSLAARTKAYLRSLKFERWPDLDALASHFYMAPSTLRRKLAAEGQSYQALKDQLRRDLAIARLDSGDGNFADLAEELGFADTSAFYKAFRKWTGSTPGQYRALIRQEP; this is translated from the coding sequence ATGGGCGTAGAGAAGGGCACTATCTCCATCCGCCTGGTCAGCGAAGCGCTGGCCGAGTTTCGTCGCGCCGGCCGCGACGACGGGCCGCTATTGGCCGCCGCCGGCATCGCCCCGGAGCTGTTCGGCAAGCCCTACGCGCGGGTTTCCAGCCAGGCTTACGCGCGGCTCTGGCTGCGCCTGGCGAAGGAGATGGACGACGAGTTCTTCGGCATGAATGCCCGGCGCATGAAGTCCGGCAGCTTCAACTTCATGGCTGCCGCGGCGATCCGCGAGCCGACCCTGGAGACGGCGATGAATGCCGCGCTGCGCTTCATGGGCCTGGTGTTCGATGACTTCACGCCGCGCCTGGTGCGCCAGGACGGCGTCGCCTCGATCACCCTCGACGAGCCTGCAAGCTCGGCGCCGCGCGCCTTCTGCTATTTCACCCTGTGGTTGATGCTGCACGGCCTGGCCTGCTGGCTGGTGGGGCGGCGCATCCCGATCCTCGCCATCGAACTGCGCTGCCCGCAGCCGGATTTCATCGAGGACTACCGGGTGATGTTCAGCGACAACCTGCGTTTCGCCCGCCGCCAGTCGCGCCTGCTGTTCAACGCCGAAGCGCTGGAGCTGCCGGTGCGCCGCGACGAGCGCGAGCTGCGGCGTTTCCTGGGTGGCGCGCCGGCCAACATCCTGGTGCGCTACCGCGACCCGCAGAGCCTCGCTGCACGTACCAAGGCCTACCTGCGCAGCCTGAAGTTCGAGCGCTGGCCGGACCTCGACGCACTTGCCAGCCACTTCTACATGGCGCCCTCGACCCTGCGCCGCAAGCTCGCCGCCGAAGGGCAGTCCTACCAGGCGCTCAAGGACCAGCTGCGCCGCGACCTCGCCATCGCACGGCTGGACAGCGGCGACGGCAACTTCGCCGATCTCGCCGAGGAACTGGGTTTTGCCGACACCAGCGCCTTCTACAAGGCCTTCCGCAAATGGACCGGATCGACGCCCGGGCAATACCGCGCGCTGATCCGCCAGGAGCCCTGA
- a CDS encoding acyl-CoA synthetase — MRSHSAAAAEFDYRATADATLAGNLDALNACVECCDRHAIPGRIALFWEGKDGDSASYTFTQLKELSGRFASFLHSLGVRPGDVVSGMLPRTPELLITVLGTWRLGAVYQPLFTAFGPKAIEHRVKLAGSKVVVTDGANRSKLDEVPDAPTQVTVGGPKGQGIRHGDYSFWAELERHLPDFEPVLRSGEDTFLLMFTSGTTGLAKPLAVPLKAIVAFVGYMRDAVGLREEDSFWNLADPGWAYGLYYGVTGPLAMGHPITFYEGAFTVESTCRIVRKYGITNLAGSPTAYRLLIAAGEAVSKPLKGRLRAVSSAGEPLTPEVIRWFASELGVTIHDHYGQTELGMVLANHHELEHPVHLGAAGFSIPGHRVVVLDEQGNELPAGQPGTLAMDRTRSPMMWFAGYQGMPTKSFVGDYYLSGDTVELNADGSISFVGRADDLITTSGYRVGPFDVESALIEHPAVIEAAVIGKPDPERTELVKAFVVLCSSYRPGAELAEELQQYVRKRLSAHSYPREVEFVDELPKTPSGKIQRFLLRNQEIAKQREAAEKAAAH; from the coding sequence ATGCGTTCCCATTCCGCCGCCGCTGCCGAATTCGATTACCGCGCCACCGCCGATGCTACCCTGGCAGGCAACCTCGACGCCCTCAACGCCTGTGTCGAATGCTGCGACCGCCACGCCATCCCCGGCCGCATCGCGCTGTTCTGGGAGGGCAAAGACGGCGACAGCGCCTCCTACACCTTCACCCAGCTGAAAGAACTCTCCGGCCGCTTCGCCAGCTTCCTGCACAGCCTTGGCGTGCGCCCCGGCGATGTGGTGTCCGGCATGCTGCCGCGTACCCCGGAACTGCTGATCACCGTGCTCGGCACCTGGCGCCTGGGTGCGGTCTACCAGCCGCTGTTCACTGCCTTCGGGCCGAAAGCCATCGAGCATCGCGTGAAGCTGGCCGGCAGCAAGGTGGTCGTCACTGACGGCGCCAACCGCAGCAAGCTGGACGAAGTACCCGACGCGCCCACACAGGTGACCGTCGGCGGGCCGAAGGGGCAGGGCATCCGCCATGGCGACTACAGCTTCTGGGCCGAACTGGAGCGCCACTTGCCGGACTTCGAACCTGTCCTGCGCAGCGGCGAAGACACCTTCCTGCTGATGTTCACCTCCGGCACCACCGGGTTGGCCAAGCCGCTGGCCGTGCCGCTGAAAGCCATCGTCGCCTTCGTCGGCTACATGCGCGATGCAGTGGGCCTGCGCGAGGAGGATTCGTTCTGGAACCTGGCCGATCCAGGCTGGGCCTATGGCCTCTACTACGGCGTTACCGGGCCGCTGGCCATGGGACACCCGATCACCTTCTACGAAGGCGCGTTCACGGTGGAGAGCACCTGCCGCATCGTGCGCAAGTACGGCATCACCAACCTGGCTGGCTCGCCCACCGCGTACCGCCTGCTGATCGCCGCTGGCGAGGCAGTGTCCAAACCACTCAAGGGGCGACTGCGCGCGGTGAGCAGTGCCGGCGAGCCGCTGACCCCGGAAGTCATCCGCTGGTTTGCCAGCGAGCTGGGCGTGACCATCCACGACCATTACGGCCAGACCGAGCTGGGCATGGTGCTGGCCAACCACCACGAACTGGAGCACCCGGTGCACCTGGGCGCTGCCGGCTTCTCCATCCCCGGCCATCGCGTGGTGGTGCTGGACGAGCAGGGCAACGAACTGCCCGCCGGCCAGCCCGGCACGCTCGCCATGGATCGCACGCGCTCGCCGATGATGTGGTTCGCTGGCTACCAGGGCATGCCGACCAAGTCTTTCGTCGGGGACTACTACCTCAGCGGCGACACTGTTGAGCTGAACGCCGATGGCAGCATCAGCTTCGTCGGCCGCGCCGATGACCTGATCACCACCTCCGGCTACCGCGTCGGCCCGTTCGACGTGGAAAGCGCGCTGATCGAACACCCGGCAGTGATCGAGGCGGCGGTAATCGGCAAGCCGGACCCGGAGCGCACCGAGCTGGTGAAAGCCTTTGTGGTGCTCTGCTCGTCCTACCGGCCGGGCGCGGAGCTGGCCGAGGAACTACAACAGTACGTGCGCAAGCGACTGTCGGCGCACAGCTACCCGCGGGAAGTGGAGTTCGTCGACGAACTGCCCAAGACCCCCAGCGGCAAGATCCAGCGCTTCCTCCTGCGCAACCAGGAGATCGCCAAGCAACGCGAAGCGGCCGAGAAAGCGGCAGCTCACTAA
- a CDS encoding 3-hydroxyacyl-CoA dehydrogenase: protein MQIQNKVFLITGGGSGLGAATAKLLVSAGAKVVLADINAEAGAAQAAELGEANARFIRTDVCSEADGKAAVQLALDAFGALHGLANCAGVAPAEKVIGRNGVHGLDSFTRTININLIGTFNMLRLAAEAMAQNQPDAGGERGIIINTASVAAFDGQIGQAAYSASKSAVVGMTLPVARELARSGIRVMTIAPGIFETPMMAAMPQEVRDSLGASVPFPPRLGRPDEYAALARHIIENSMLNGEVIRLDGAIRMAAK, encoded by the coding sequence ATGCAGATCCAGAACAAGGTATTCCTCATCACCGGCGGCGGCTCCGGCCTCGGCGCCGCCACGGCGAAACTGCTGGTGTCCGCAGGCGCCAAGGTAGTGCTGGCCGACATCAACGCCGAAGCCGGCGCGGCCCAGGCCGCCGAGCTGGGCGAAGCCAATGCGCGCTTCATCCGCACCGACGTGTGCAGCGAGGCGGACGGCAAGGCCGCCGTGCAGCTTGCCCTCGATGCCTTCGGTGCGCTGCATGGGCTGGCCAACTGTGCGGGCGTGGCGCCGGCAGAAAAAGTCATCGGCCGCAACGGTGTGCACGGGCTGGACAGCTTCACCCGCACCATCAATATCAACCTGATCGGCACTTTCAACATGCTGCGCCTGGCCGCCGAAGCCATGGCGCAGAACCAGCCGGACGCCGGCGGCGAGCGCGGCATCATCATCAACACTGCCTCGGTGGCTGCCTTCGACGGGCAGATCGGCCAGGCCGCGTACTCTGCCTCCAAGAGCGCCGTAGTCGGCATGACTCTGCCGGTCGCCCGCGAACTGGCGCGCTCGGGCATCCGCGTGATGACAATCGCCCCCGGCATCTTCGAGACGCCGATGATGGCCGCCATGCCCCAGGAAGTCCGTGACTCTCTCGGCGCCAGCGTGCCATTCCCGCCGCGCCTCGGCCGCCCGGATGAATACGCCGCGCTGGCCCGCCACATCATCGAGAACAGCATGCTCAACGGCGAAGTGATCCGCCTCGACGGCGCCATCCGCATGGCCGCGAAGTAA
- a CDS encoding acetyl-CoA C-acyltransferase: MNDPIVIVSATRTPMGGFLGDFKDVTAATLGAAAIRAAVERARLGAEEVDEAVLGCVLSAGQGQAPARQAVLGAGLTRGTPCSTVNKMCGSGMKAAMMAHDSILAGSARVALAGGMESMSNAPYLLERARSGYRMGHGKVLDHMFLDGLEDAYDKGRLMGTFAEDCAEKYGFTRQQQDDYAIASLTRAQKAMSEGRFVEEIVPLTVKAGKETREISQDEQPPKARPDKIPTLKPAFRDGGTVTAANASSISDGAAALVLMRLSEAEKRGLTPLAAIRGHSSFADAPNLFPTAPVGAVNRLLQRTGWAIGDVDLFEVNEAFAVVAMAAMRELDIPHDKLNVHGGACALGHPIGASGARVIVTLLSALKQYDLKRGVASVCIGGGEATAIAVERLA; this comes from the coding sequence ATGAACGATCCCATCGTTATCGTCAGCGCCACCCGTACGCCCATGGGCGGCTTCCTCGGCGACTTCAAGGACGTCACCGCCGCCACCCTCGGCGCGGCCGCGATTCGCGCCGCTGTCGAACGCGCCCGCCTGGGCGCCGAAGAGGTGGACGAAGCGGTGCTCGGCTGCGTGCTCTCCGCCGGGCAGGGCCAGGCGCCGGCGCGCCAGGCAGTGCTGGGCGCGGGCCTCACGCGTGGCACGCCGTGCTCCACGGTGAACAAGATGTGCGGCTCGGGCATGAAGGCCGCGATGATGGCCCACGACTCCATCCTCGCCGGCAGCGCCCGCGTGGCTTTGGCCGGCGGCATGGAGAGCATGTCCAACGCGCCGTACCTGCTGGAGCGCGCCCGCAGCGGTTACCGCATGGGTCACGGCAAGGTGCTTGACCACATGTTCCTCGACGGCCTCGAAGATGCCTACGACAAGGGCCGCCTGATGGGCACCTTTGCCGAAGATTGCGCCGAGAAATACGGTTTCACCCGCCAGCAGCAGGACGACTACGCCATCGCCTCGCTGACCCGCGCGCAGAAGGCCATGAGCGAAGGCCGCTTCGTCGAGGAAATCGTCCCGCTGACCGTCAAGGCCGGCAAGGAAACCCGCGAAATCAGCCAGGACGAACAGCCGCCCAAGGCGCGCCCGGACAAGATTCCGACCCTGAAACCCGCCTTCCGCGACGGCGGCACGGTAACCGCCGCCAACGCCAGCTCCATCTCTGACGGCGCCGCCGCGCTGGTGCTGATGCGCCTGTCCGAAGCCGAGAAACGCGGCCTCACGCCGCTGGCCGCGATCCGTGGCCACTCGTCCTTCGCTGACGCGCCGAACCTGTTCCCGACCGCTCCGGTAGGCGCAGTGAACCGCCTGCTGCAACGCACCGGCTGGGCCATCGGCGATGTCGACCTGTTCGAGGTCAACGAAGCCTTCGCCGTGGTTGCCATGGCCGCCATGCGCGAGCTGGATATTCCCCACGACAAGCTCAACGTCCACGGCGGCGCCTGCGCCCTCGGCCACCCCATCGGTGCCTCTGGCGCGCGGGTTATCGTGACCCTGCTGTCGGCGCTCAAGCAGTACGACCTCAAGCGCGGCGTGGCCTCGGTGTGCATCGGCGGCGGCGAAGCCACGGCCATTGCGGTCGAGCGCCTGGCGTAA
- a CDS encoding acyl-CoA dehydrogenase family protein, with translation MIPSEEDIQIRDVARQFAQERLKPFAADWDREHRFPAEAIKEMADLGFLGMLVAEEWGGAQTGHLAYAMALEEIAAGDGACSTIMSVHNSVGCMPIAKFGNDEQKRQFLVPLARGEMIGAFALTEPQAGSDASFLKTRARRDGEHYVLNGSKQFITSGSHAGVVIVFAVTDAAAGKKGISAFIVPTDTPGYRVVRVEDKLGQHASDTCQIAFDDVRIPASYRLGEEGQGYAIALANLEGGRIGIASQAVGMARAAFEYARDYAHERETFGKPIIQHQAVAFRLSDMATEIAVARQMVHHAASLREAGLPCLTEASMAKLFASEMAERVCSAAIQTLGGYGYLQDYPVERIYRDVRVCQIYEGTSDVQRLVIARSL, from the coding sequence ATGATTCCCAGTGAAGAAGACATCCAGATCCGCGACGTTGCCCGACAGTTCGCCCAGGAGCGGCTGAAGCCCTTCGCCGCCGACTGGGACCGTGAGCACCGTTTCCCCGCGGAAGCGATCAAGGAAATGGCCGACCTCGGCTTCCTCGGCATGCTGGTGGCGGAGGAGTGGGGCGGCGCGCAGACCGGCCACCTGGCCTACGCCATGGCGCTGGAAGAGATCGCCGCCGGCGACGGCGCCTGCTCGACCATCATGAGCGTGCACAACTCGGTGGGCTGCATGCCCATCGCCAAGTTCGGCAACGACGAGCAGAAGCGCCAGTTCCTCGTGCCCCTGGCGCGTGGCGAAATGATCGGCGCCTTTGCCCTGACCGAGCCGCAGGCCGGCTCCGACGCCAGCTTCCTCAAGACCCGCGCGCGCCGCGACGGCGAGCACTACGTGCTGAACGGCAGCAAGCAGTTCATCACCTCCGGCAGCCATGCTGGTGTAGTGATCGTCTTCGCAGTAACCGATGCGGCGGCGGGCAAGAAGGGCATCAGCGCCTTCATCGTGCCGACCGATACGCCCGGCTACCGCGTGGTGCGTGTCGAGGACAAGCTCGGCCAGCATGCCTCGGACACCTGCCAGATCGCCTTCGACGATGTGCGCATCCCCGCCAGCTACCGGCTGGGCGAGGAGGGGCAGGGCTACGCCATTGCTCTGGCGAACCTGGAAGGCGGTCGCATCGGCATCGCTTCGCAAGCCGTCGGCATGGCCCGCGCCGCGTTCGAATACGCCCGTGACTACGCCCACGAGCGCGAGACCTTCGGCAAGCCGATCATCCAGCACCAGGCCGTGGCTTTCCGCCTGAGCGACATGGCCACCGAGATCGCTGTCGCGCGACAGATGGTCCACCACGCCGCCAGCCTGCGCGAAGCCGGCTTGCCGTGCCTGACCGAGGCCTCCATGGCCAAGCTGTTCGCCTCGGAAATGGCCGAGCGCGTGTGCTCCGCGGCAATCCAGACCCTCGGCGGTTATGGTTATCTGCAGGACTACCCGGTGGAACGCATCTACCGCGACGTGCGCGTGTGCCAGATCTACGAAGGCACCAGCGACGTGCAGAGGCTGGTGATCGCACGGAGTCTTTGA